The following coding sequences are from one Salvia hispanica cultivar TCC Black 2014 chromosome 3, UniMelb_Shisp_WGS_1.0, whole genome shotgun sequence window:
- the LOC125210992 gene encoding cell division cycle 20.2, cofactor of APC complex-like, with product METGNMNSSSTPNKSKSHLPLQEALIQRRNSKENLDRFIPNRSAMDFDYANYMLTGKENPCTSSSPSREAYKKQLAETFNMNRTRILAFKNKPPTPVDAIPSDFSSAAQQVKSAKPRRHIPQTSERTLDAPDIMDDYYLNLLDWGSSNVLSIALGHTVYLWDASDGATSELVTIDDDCGPVTSVKWAPDGRHIAVGLNNSEVQLWDSTSNRLLRTLKGGHRSRVGAMDWNNHILTTGGQDGQIFNNDVRVRSHIVETYTGHDQEVCGLKWSASGQQLASGGNDNVLQIWDRSMAASNAPTQWLHRLEEHTAAVKALAWCPFQSNLLASGGGAGDRCIKFWNTHTGSCLNSVDTGSQVCSLLWNKNERELLSSHGFTHNQLTLWKYPSMVKMAELTGHTSRVLYMAQSPDGCTVASAAGDETLRFWNVFGTPEVAKPAPKTKSEPFAHLNRIR from the exons ATGGAAACAGGAAATATGAACTCATCTTCCACACCAAACAAGAGTAAGTCGCATCTCCCGCTGCAAGAGGCGCTCATTCAAAGAAGAAATTCCAAGGAGAAT TTGGATCGCTTCATACCAAACAGGTCGGCAATGGATTTCGATTATGCTAATTACATGCTTACAGGTAAGGAAAACCCGTGTACAAGCTCTTCTCCATCAAGGGAAGCATACAAGAAGCAGCTTGCAGAAACCTTCAACATGAACAGAACTCGGATTTTGGCTTTCAAGAACAAACCACCAACCCCGGTAGACGCAATTCCCAGTGATTTCTCATCCGCGGCTCAACAAGTCAAATCTGCCAAGCCACGCCGTCACATTCCCCAG ACTTCTGAGAGGACACTAGATGCCCCTGATATTATGgatgattattatttgaatCTATTGGACTGGGGCAGCAGCAATGTTCTTTCCATCGCTCTTGGGCACACTGTTTATCTGTGGGATGCTTCTGATGGGGCTACCTCCGAACTTGTTACCATCGATGATGACTGTGGCCCGGTTACCAGCGTCAAATGGGCTCCTGATGGAAGGCATATTGCTGTTGGTCTAAACAACTCAGAAGTTCAGCTTTGGGATTCCACCTCTAACAGACTG CTGAGGACCTTGAAAGGAGGGCACAGATCGCGAGTTGGTGCCATGGACTGGAACAATCACATCCTAACAACCGGAGGTCAGGATGGTCAGATCTTCAACAATGATGTGAGAGTGAGGTCTCACATTGTCGAAACCTACACCGGACATGACCAAGAAGTTTGTGGGCTTAAGTGGTCGGCGTCCGGGCAGCAGTTGGCTAGTGGTGGAAACGACAACGTCCTCCAAATCTGGGACAGATCCATGGCAGCATCGAATGCTCCTACCCAGTGGCTTCACAGGCTCGAGGAGCATACTGCTGCTGTCAAAGCACTCGCGTGGTGTCCCTTCCAGAGCAATCTGCTGGCCTCGGGCGGAGGTGCTGGAGATAGGTGCATCAAGTTCTGGAACACGCACACCGGCTCGTGCTTGAACTCTGTTGACACCGGCTCACAAGTCTGCTCTCTTCTGTGGAACAAAAATGAGCGTGAGCTGCTGAGTTCACACGGTTTCACTCACAATCAGCTCACTCTCTGGAAGTACCCGTCAATGGTGAAGATGGCTGAGCTCACGGGGCATACCTCCCGAGTTCTTTACATGGCTCAGAGCCCGGATGGGTGCACGGTTGCATCTGCAGCAGGAGACGAGACTCTTCGATTTTGGAACGTTTTTGGTACGCCCGAAGTTGCTAAGCCTGCACCAAAGACGAAGTCAGAGCCATTCGCTCACTTGAACCGCATCAGATAA